Proteins from a single region of Amblyomma americanum isolate KBUSLIRL-KWMA chromosome 10, ASM5285725v1, whole genome shotgun sequence:
- the LOC144108628 gene encoding uncharacterized protein LOC144108628, with amino-acid sequence MAVGRIGEYRLGTNASWDEYVERLEMFCEANQITKEEQKRAVLLSSCGEEVYGLIVTLVKPERPTAATYEEIKTAVRKHLHPKPSELYARFLFYRRNQAAEESVADYVTALRKLAEDCGFGSAQLPLDVMMRDRFVCGLRNEGVQQRLLAEHSLTFKVAYDLATTAEATAKQQRDIRKHGRYETDCQEMVQATRAKQDTPAEGSSCYRCNGKHAPHLCRFRKATCFNCKRVGHIAKACRSKDDSRTARKTAYEQKKKGDKSKGVYEMSALFSLCEVNEQEQKFMVQVTIEGQEVPMEVDSGASCSIVSEDTFRVVERNHGKIPLQDSGTTIVTWSKEPLPVLGQASVLVEFKGRKAKLPLLVVQKQGNSLIGRNWFNPLGIGLRGIQQVNVEDVPSRFPEVFRRDLPGFNGPPVHIELKDDAQPVFLKSRPVPLALKDDVANEVDRLVQQGVWEPVSYSNWATPLVVPGSHSRCLLAQKQPLGRVQAKPPKYRSSREDQRVFDGLSCVMALMAS; translated from the exons ATGGCCGTCGGCAGGATCGGCGAGTATCGTCTCGGCACGAACGCGTCATGGGACGAATACGTCGAGCGCCTGGAAATGTTCTGCGAAGCGAACCAGATaacgaaagaagagcagaaaagagcaGTCCTGTTGAGCAGCTGCGGCGAAGAAGTGTACGGGCTCATCGTAACTTTGGTGAAGCCAGAAAGACCGACAGCAGCAACCTACGAAGAAATCAAGACTGCCGTTCGCAAGCACCTGCATCCAAAGCCTTCGGAGCTGTATGCAAGGTTTTTGTTCTACAGGCGAAACCAGGCTGCCGAGGAATCGGTTGCGGACTACGTCACGGCGCTTCGGAAGCTAGCCGAAGACTGCGGTTTTGGCAGCGCCCAACTCCCGTTGGACGTCATGATGCGGGATCGTTTCGTATGCGGACTCCGGAACGAAGGGGTTCAACAGCGACTTCTCGCAGAACACAGCCTTACGTTTAAGGTTGCGTATGACTTGGCCACAACTGCAGAAGCAACCGCTAAGCAACAGCGAGACATACGCAAACACGGTCGATACGAGACGGACTGCCAGGAAATGGTACAAGCAACCCGTGCGAAGCAAGACACCCCAGCGGAGGGGTCCAGCTGTTACCGGTGCAACGGTAAGCACGCTCCACATTTGTGCCGTTTTAGAAAGGCGACATGCTTCAACTGTAAAAGGGTTGGACATATAGCTAAGGCTTGTCGGTCGAAAGACGACAGTAGAACTGCTCGGAAGACAGCGtatgagcaaaagaagaaaggagataaGAGCAAGGGCGTGTACGAAATGAGTGCGTTGTTTTCCCTGTGCGAAGTGAATGAGCAAGAACAGAAGTTCATGGTTCAAGTAACGATTGAagggcaagaagttccgatggagGTTGATTCTGGCGCATCGTGCTCAATTGTGAGTGAAGATACGTTCAGGGTTGTTGAAAGGAATCACGGTAAAATACCACTGCAAGATTCTGGAACAACTATCGTAACCTGGTCAAAGGAGCCGTTACCCGTGCTGGGTCAAGCAAGTGTCTTGGTGGAATTCAAAGGCAGGAAGGCAAAGCTACCTTTGCTCGTAGTACAGAAGCAAGGCAACAGCCTGATTGGGAGAAACTGGTTTAACCCGTTAGGTATTGGCTTGCGGGGTATACAGCAAGTAAACGTGGAGGACGTGCCTTCGCGATTTCCCGAGGTGTTTCGCAGAGACCTTCCTGGCTTCAACGGACCGCCAGTTCACATCGAACTGAAAGATGACGCCCAACCGGTGTTCCTCAAAAGTCGACCAGTTCCATTGGCCCTCAAGGACGACGTGGCCAACGAAGTGGACCGCTTGGTGCAACAAGGTGTATGGGAGCCCGTCAGCTACTCCAACTGGGCAACACCACTGGTAGTG CCAGGCAGCCACAGCCGCTGTCTGCTAGCCCAGAAGCAACCCCTGGGGCGAGTCCAGGCCAAGCCACCCAAGTACCGGTCGagccgcgaagatcaacgcgtGTTCGACGGCCTGTCCTGCGTTATGGCATTAATGGCTAGCTAG